The genomic stretch AGGCTCCTTCCTCACTtctgagcccccccaccccccaataaataaatagaaaactgaGAGTGTAGTTTAACATCAGTGGCTCCTCCTCATGCACATTCCACCTCCACTGGAAATTGCATTTCATGGTTAGATTCAGAGCCTTTTCGAGGTCAGGTTCTGGCAGAATCATTGCTTCAGCAGGTACATGGAAGTCTGTAAAGAGACCTTTCTCTCCACGGGCAAAAATTGAGAACCTGGGGTATTGGTTTGCCAGTGCTGTGTCTGGGATTGTCCTTGCTCTCTCCGAACCTGGGTACAAAGCTGGTGAGATGATAGGTCTGTCCTACTTCATCCTGTCCCACCTACAGTGCCTCTTAGGGAGGTAAGTGCCATTCATTACCCCTAtcttccctgccctgggagcagGCAGTTCTCTTCAACTTTTCAAGTAAGGTTTTTTGCCTTACAGCTAGGAAGGACTGCAGCATGACAgcaagaaagcatttttaaatgcaaacacTGCAGGGTCTCACTGTAATGCTGCCTCTGACTCATGCACCCCTGCAATCTGCTCCAAGGTGCTGTCCTTTCACACTGACTGTCCAGTCTGCAGTGGCCAGCATTAGCACAAGATGCCAGGTTGTGTGAATTATCTCCAGAGCTGATTTCTTTAGCAGCTGTTAACATAGCTTGCCATGGATAGTGATGGCCTTTGGATATAGATGTGGTTATTACAAAGACATCTAAAGGGTGTCTAGACTACCCTCACTATCAGTGGGTCCCTTTTAAGATTTGTACTGCAGAAAAATCTGGATGGGCCCAATAAGTCTCATTCTCACTCCTGTATATCCTGCAGGATCTGGATGAGGTTTTCCAGGCCAAAAATATAGCCTGGATCTGGTCCGTCATAGGTGGTATGCTCATTCCGGGAGCCCTTGTATGTTGTGTGAGCAAAGTCGATCATCCGGATGTCAACCTTGGGGAAACCTCTGGGAGAGCTGCCGTGCGCAGTCTGAGGAGCCTCCTGAGAATGCAGTCCACTTGGGGCTCTTTCCAGTGGCTCCTGCCCGTCGTAGATGATGAGGAGGGAGCTGGAGTAGAAGCGGTATGAAGTCTGGCTCCTGATGACCAAGAGGAGGGCCCGGAGCTGGTGCTGGATGGGCCCCAGCAGCTCTGTCCGAAGGCGGGTGCCGTCGTGCAGGAACTGATAGAGGGCTTGTCTGAACCCCTCAACTGAGAGTTTTCTCCCATAGTACTTGTCTttgcagagaaagtgcttcttaTCCTTTTGATAAACCTTACAttaaggagaggaaagagaaaatgcaaagaatTACAAACAAAAACCTGGGGCAGTTGCAGAGACACAAGCTAACATATTTATAGACAGTTGCAGGGATGCAGGATAAGAAGGGCTGAAACAAACAGACAATGTGCTTCCAACCGTGCACTATTTAGTTTTGCATCTAACATGCTTTCTGTGTGAGCCTCTAATAAGAGTCCGAGGTCCAAAGAACCCTCACCCTACAGAGGTGACCCTCCCCCCATGCAGAAAAGGACTGGATCTCCTTTCTTGTGAATTTCCAATGTCAACCTCCAAACCATGACTTAAATCCTGGCTTCCGGCCTCTCTTCAAATATTAGCAAAACCCAAGCTGGAAAGCTTTAATAGGAATCTGAAATCACAGCCAATGGCCTTAGAAAGCCAATTAGATGAAATTTTCCCCAACAAAGTTTATAAAGTCCTTTCTCTGCAGATTCTAAGGAAACAATAACAGCCTTTGGGGTACAATGGGGTGAATCTTTTGAAGATAAAGGATAGGCTAGATCAAGTGTGGGTAGGGTTTGGGGGCAGCCGTGCAGCTGAGGGGAGCCTGGCTAGAGGAGGGTGGTTCATAGCGGCTCTGTGGAGCTTGGTGGCTCCTCTCCTTGGTAccacctcttctcccctcccctttcctgtcACATCTTGACCACCAGAGGGAGCAGATGGAAGAGAGATACTGATGGGGGATTGTGGcagccaccccccctcccccatttcatTCAGATGGCACAGGCTGCTGCAGTGGCTGAACTGAGGCCACCATCTGGCATGGCTAGAGAATGACTTAGCATGCCCCTGCCTGGCACACCTGGGAAGGGCTGCAGCACCTGGCCAGGACAGTGTCTTGGGCCTGTCCTGCCTTCAGATTACCTGGTATGTTTACAGAAAACCAGTGATAGATATGATAGACTTGGTGCTGCCTTTGGAGAGTTAGAGATCAACCGCTAAATTAACCATCATAAATACATGACAGGCATCACTTTCCAAATAAATCAGATCAATTTCAGAAGGTTTGAGGTCCAGAGAGAGATTCCATTTACACCACAAATCATCACACACCATTCTCTTGAGAACTGCATTCCAAGCCTTTCAAGGGACATCTGTGCAACAAATTTATAGACTCAACTTGCAGCTTCAAGGGGTGGCAGTTTCAATTAAGGAAAGCTATAACATTTACCAACGAATCAGTGTCTGGTTTTACTTTGAGTAGCTAGGCTATGAGAGAGAGTTTATttcctcctgctctgcagcctctgccatgaGCCACATAAGAGCAGCAAAAATGAAGCGAGGAGTCTGGGCAATAAAAATTTAACTGTTCATTTGCTTGGGTTTAGCAGGTTATAACCTTCCCACTTTGTTAACCAGAACAGGTAGAAAGAAGCAGAAGAGATAGAGTAAGAAGAGAGAATGGCTAATAATGCAGAGACAGACTGCCTTATAGCGTTGGAGAAGGAAGTTCATCTTTATCACTCAGAGAAAGGGGGTTGTCAGAGAGCACAGAGAAGCTCTCCTGAGTTCTTTGCCCAGCCCTTGCTCACATGCTGTCATCAGAGTTCTGCTGTCAACATGGGAAGGTCACGTGGCTGCTGTGGAAACTTTCAATTGCCAAAGACCCTGAGAGCAATTGAAAAAATGGTGGAATTTTGACACCACTATCCTGAAAGGTGCTCTTTAAAAGACCCAGCATGTCATAGACCAGAATGTGCATTTCCTTGGGGGAAGAGGGGTACCTAGCTGCCTCCTCTGATGCTCCCCCAAAGCGAGGAGCTCTGCAGGGGGCAATGGTGTCTGGATGGGAGGCATCCTGCCCCACAGTGGACGTGCCGAGATGCAGGGTGGGCCCTCTGCCACCCACCTGCATGCCGCAGACACGTACACCCAGGCAGGCTGAGGTGCTCTGTGCACACTTCGTCATCTGGCGGGCCGCCTTCTCCTCAGATGCATCGTCCCCGTGCTGCCGGGTCCCCATCTTCAGGTCCAAGACACAGGGATGCTTGTACTGTGACACGACATTTTCCAGCAAGAGGAACCCTGGTCACTCTAAGTTAAGGAAGAGTCTGAGGACATTAGATTGCAGCCTCACCAGAGGCGGGCAGCACCCCCCAGAAGCTGGCTGGAGATTCCCTGCCCTGAGTGCTGTTCTTGCATTCCAGACAAGCCCACCTCACCAGTAAGAATTCCAGGTGGTAGCTTTGCAGCTGCTTTATTAAGTCCTTTTATTTAGAGGGAGTTTACGAGCATGCAAgctgcttttcctttttgctctgaggttgaaatgtattattttttaaattgttttttaattacagttgtctccatttcccccccattactctcccctgccctacccatcacccacctcccacattcagtctctcccaacccccacccattCCCCATGAGGTTGAAATTTAAATGCAGATCTGAAATCCCTGGCAGGCCTTGCTCAGTTTAGATTTTATAGCAGAAAATCATAAGGCTAAAACCTCTAGTCACTAAATGGGCCTATACCTTTTGGGAAAAGTGGGTTGATGCTAGCTTTGGAGATGAGTTGCAGGAATATTAATTTCAGTGGAGTAATTATCCTGCAAAAGCTTCTTAGGGATTAGGATTGCAGATGTGTCTTAGTAAATACTGTGAGAACAGCCGCCCTTTGCAGGAAGGAGCCAGTGGTGATGAAGGGACATTTCAAACCTGAATTTGCTCCCTGAGAACATGACAGCCTAAGGGGGAAGGGAACTACCTCCCCTGGGGTCTACCAGTGGGCACTTCCCTAAGGgagtgcccctccctccctccccagcagctcGGTGGGAAGACTCCTGTGGGGTGAATTTGGAGGGATAGAAGCATGGCACTCAGTATTCCTATCCTCCCACAGAGGCCCAGCCCCTGTGGTAGAGAGACAGCAGTGGCCCCCTAGGGGCAGTGTGttcagtttcattcccagtctgGCTCTCCCATAATCTCTGAGTTCTCTTTTGGAGAAAACTGATTTCTTCTATGTCCTAAGTTTGAGGGCTCCTGCCTCCAACTCTCCTTCACTCCCCCCTCACTTGACCCTCCcgctcccatccctgcccctgccccgaaTAGGTGAATCCCTGCCCTTGGGACTATGTGGTGGAGAAGCTGGCAAGGATACGGTGCCGCTTGTTCTCTGGGTACTCGGTGCAGAGGCGGGTCAGGTGGGCCTGATGGCAGTGCAGACCCCATGGGTTAAAGCTCCTCTTCTCAGCCTGGTTCTCTTTAGCATCTTCCACCAAGGAGGACACGTGGGTGCTGAGGTGGAACTCGGACCTCAGGTGCCCAGTGGCCGGGCTGCAGGTGAGGGAAGCACAAGACAGTCAGGGCAGCCAGTCCACAGGTCTGGGACGAGGGGCCCTTTTCTATGACTGACTGCATTCTCCTGAGCTGAACTCTGACACAGACTGTCCCTGGCTACTCTCTAGGACACTGCAGGGCCTCAGAATGCCCTTCCTGCCCATCAGTCCCTAGCACCAGGTCTGGCCACACTGTAGCCCTCCTGCAGGGACTCTACAGTCACATTAACTCATTAGAACATGTCACCCCCTCGGAGGAGTAAGGTAGTTTAAAGTCACTTGTCAGTGATCTGGATTATTATTATCCCACTATTGAGGCCCTACACTGTGGGTGCAACAACCCCACAGGGAATCGGAAGTTGGGGGTTAGTTTATTACCCTTGAGACCCCAAAGTGCCATAGGGGGTGGGAATCCTTGCGTCCTTAGTacctctctcctgtcctctgcgtctcagcttccccatctgtgaagtggAGATAATGGGCACCCACTTCCTGATGCTGAGCCAAGAGACTTAATTAGATCTGTGCTCCTTGGGGAAGGGAGGTACTTTCATTGTATTAGCTCCCTTTTGTTTTCCCATAGATGTTAAAAAAATCCCCAGGGATCCTTCTCATCGGAGAAAGGTGAGCTGATGTTATCAGAATTTTTTGGAGACCTCTCCAGGGACCTTGGTGCCCCGAACCACCTGCGCCTCCGAGCCCCACTGAGTGTTGTGTTGACTTCTCATCCCTTCTCGACTGGTAAGGAAAGGTGATTTCTGAGAGACATTAGCCACACTTTTCCTTCATGTCAACTACTCTGGGGTTTCTGCTCTGCACATTTCCCCCCAAGACTTCATGGTCTCAGTGAAACAggtatttaataaacaaatatgtgCTGAATGCCTGCTCTATATAGGGCTCTGCCACGTTCATCTGCATCTGAGATGAAGGCTTTGCATCCCTCCCTCTGGGAGTGGCATGAAGAGGATATATTCCTCTCTCTGTTCACATTAGTTATTCTAGACAGAACCTTCATCTGAATTTCTCATTTTCCCCGCTCTGGCCTTCACGGGGAGCCATTGGCCTTGGCCCCAGTGGGAGTAGTGCTGGTCCCTGCTAGGGATGAGCTCCAGTTTCTGTCATCCTGCCAAGTGGCCCTCACCTGTCCTTGAGGGAGTGTGCCAGCTCGGTGTGCTGCCACTGGGAGAGGGGACCTGCGCCACCACTGCTGCTCGTGGTCTGCTGGAGCTTCTGCCACATCGCCACCGCTGCTGACCCTGAGGGGATGTTTAAGGGCCCCTGGTTCTCCTTCAGTGGGTTGGCAACCAAGCTGAGATGGCCTAGGCTGTCTTTCCGGAGGTGAACTGTGATGGTACCTGTGGAACACATGAGGGAGGGCAAGGGGTGGAGATACCAGGTGGAATTTACCTGAGTGGATACGTTGCAATGGGTGACACCCTTCTGAAGTATAGTTTAATGGCAATGGTCAACCTTTCCTTTCCCCCAACTCCTCTCTCAAGGAAGCTGTGGGGACTGTCCTGGCTTAGCCTGAACCCGACCTGTTTCAGAATGAGCCCAGAGCTGTGGAGCCTGCAGAAGATAGCCTTGGGCTGATCTTGGCACAGCCTCTTCTTTATGGCACTTCTCTGCCCCTTCATGCTTTAACAAAGCCTGCCTGTACATTGTGTCCTCGCATTCCAGTTCCTTTGTGCACAGTCACACCTTCCCAGTCACACCACAGCTGCCCCAACTGGGTCAAGCTTGGGGCATCAGAACTGATCTACAAAGAGGGGTCCCCTCCCAGAGTAGCAGTTACGGAAGTGGGGGCCCATGCGTTCCTGCCCTTGTCTGCCTCCACTGTCATGCTTGCTCTCCCCTCCATTTGTCTCTATCTGACCAGCCTCTCCCAGAAAGCCTCCTCAAGACAGGCTGAAGGGGCTCAGGACTCCCGTCACGCCTGTGTCCACCCTCCCCAGCTCTGGCTTTGACAATGATGCTCGCTGTCTGCTTTGGTTAGACACACAGCACATGAAGACTATTGGCGGAATGTGGCtctttgacaaaaaaaaagacttgtgagAATACTTCCAGGACCTCCTTCTCCACAGTAAAAGGGAAGAGTGCAAGGACACCCCATTGCACGTGCTACTTGGGCTCCTCCTCCAGGACGGCAGCCAGACCTGGTATCAGTCCTGGCACGTATAttcactgctctgtggctgctCCCTTTGTATTCCTTACTCGGGGTGCATGAGGAAGGCAGAGTCCAGGCCTTCCTCTCTGGGCTGGGCAGCCAGTGGGGACCCTGTCTCCCCAGAATCCTGGCGAAGAGGGAACAATCCTCCTGGCAGTAGCACAGGAGACCAGTTCACAAATATTCTTCGAGAACCAGGTTTCCGAGTGCTTGTGACTTCCCTCTTGCCCTGTCACTTCCACCGTCCCCTCACATTGGCCCTTcaggcctggggggtgggagcTTTTCAGTGCTGCTGGTCCCTGGTGCCTCGGGTCCCCAGTTGTTTCCTCAACCCTTATGCTAACAGGTCCTTTAAAAAGAGCTCTTCAGTTGAACCTGTCTGCTGGGCCCCCAACTGAGAGGGTGGGTTGCATGTGATTCTGTCCTCCaagatatttatttccttccctgGCCACTTGGTCACCTTCTCAGCATAAGTGGTAATTTCTGCTGAATAAGCTCTAAGGCAGCTGAGTTCCTCCCTGCATTCCGGCTGGCCCTCTGGGGCTGGTTGGTGCAGACACGCATTTTCGGCCCACTCTGTAATTCAGCAAGCTGCTGTTCAGAGCCATCTGTGCCTAGCTCAGCGGTCTCCCCAGGCCAGTCCTGTCATCTCAGATTCCCAGTGCCCTAATTTTGTAGCCTGAGAGTGACATTCAGTTTTCACCAGCTCCTAGAACTCTGCATTTCCTCAGCTCATGACAGGGACCTGTACCCTGTAAAGTAACAATGATACATCTACAATGCCGTGCCCGGGCCTGACATTTTTGGTTTATCTGAAGACCAGCGTGCATCCCCAAAGCAAGCCCATCGCAGCAGCCTGCTCATGAGAGCAGGGTTGGGGGCAGGCCAGGGAGGTGACTGCACAGTGATCGTCACCTCCATGACCTCCATGCCTAGTGGTGCGCCAGCACCGTGTGCTTTTCACTTGTTATCATTGTGCTGTAGCAGCCTGACTCTGGGCACTGGGAT from Phyllostomus discolor isolate MPI-MPIP mPhyDis1 chromosome 4, mPhyDis1.pri.v3, whole genome shotgun sequence encodes the following:
- the IP6K3 gene encoding inositol hexakisphosphate kinase 3 yields the protein MVVQNSVEGGDTRMGVQLEPFLHQVGGHLSVMKYDEDTVCKPLVSQEQRFYESLPLAMKRFTPQYKGTITVHLRKDSLGHLSLVANPLKENQGPLNIPSGSAAVAMWQKLQQTTSSSGGAGPLSQWQHTELAHSLKDSPATGHLRSEFHLSTHVSSLVEDAKENQAEKRSFNPWGLHCHQAHLTRLCTEYPENKRHRFLLLENVVSQYKHPCVLDLKMGTRQHGDDASEEKAARQMTKCAQSTSACLGVRVCGMQVYQKDKKHFLCKDKYYGRKLSVEGFRQALYQFLHDGTRLRTELLGPIQHQLRALLLVIRSQTSYRFYSSSLLIIYDGQEPLERAPSGLHSQEAPQTAHGSSPRGFPKVDIRMIDFAHTTYKGSRNEHTTYDGPDPGYIFGLENLIQILQDIQE